The Malus sylvestris chromosome 3, drMalSylv7.2, whole genome shotgun sequence genomic sequence TCAAAATTTCGTTAAGAGTTTAGAATATGATAGGATGTTTAAACTTAAAATTGTTTTCACATATCACTTAAACAAGTAAACAACCTGAAGAAGATATGTAAGCTTTGAGTTCCTAAATGGTACGTGGTCCTCCTTCTTTGCCAAGGCAAATATCACGTCGCTTAAAGATGATAGACTTTTGTTGATGGCCTGATTTCAGGGGAAAAACGATtactacaaaagaaaaataagaaacatataaacaaatagACTACGAAGGTTAACATAAAATACCTGAGTTTCTTTCAGTCGGTCTCCCGTTGACCCACTCTTGGAAAGTCGTTCACTCCCAGCAAGATCAATAAGATTCAGAACACCTTGTACTTGTTGTTCAGTGCTCTAAGATGAGATGATAAGTTAAGAAGTAAGCACAGTAacgaaaatatgaaaaaagatAAGaccaagaaaataattttttcaatCAGAAGAGAATCTGCAGAGAAAATGGAAGTCGCTTACCTCATTAACACCAGATATCCGTAGTGTGAAAACAAAATGGCTTCTTGAAGATTGCTCGTTCATTTGAGTTTTGCCTACAGACCTAAAAGGAACCAAGTGGAACATAAGTAAGCACCTTTCTTTCAATAGCAATTTTCATCCTTTAAACAAAATCAGCAAATCCAATTTTCATTGAGTTAGAGTTAGATCCCCACCGTCAAGCATTGGTACTGCTGGCGAAAGTTAAGAAGGATTTAGAAACATGCATTGGAATACTAGTTATATGTTGTAGTCTTGTAGACAACTAAATTTCTCCAacgaaacaaaactaaaaaaaggCACACAGTTAGATTTAGAAACCTGCTATGTTCAGCCCGTTCTAAGAGATATGAGACCTCTTTAGCAGTGCACACATCCACAATGGTAAGATCAGAGACATGAGTGTTCCCATTTGCATCGTGTTTGATTGTATATTGCTTTCCACCAATACCATTTTCTCGCAACATATCTGAAGATGATCGATTGGGTGCTAACAGATCACGAATAGTTTCATTGTATATTTCCAACATCGACACCTACATATATTTgtcaaacaaaaaagaaaattacatatGAAATGAATATATTCATTAATGCATTAACAGCAAAATAACTGTTTGTGTGAGTGtgagtcagagagagagagagagagagattcccCTCACCTGCATTTCATATTTCCAACCTTGTGGTTGAAGAGactgtatggttttaaaaatttgttCTAATGAACGAGGAACCAACCCTTTTTGGTCTCGATCTCCTGGCTTACCCATCATGGTATAGGTTTTCCCTGATCCTGTCTGACCATAGGCAAAAATGCAAACCTGAAACAAGAAGCCACCATCATTAGGCTAAGAGTGTACAATTCAATCGCTGAATGGATATATAAAACCAATAAAGTGAATGCAAAAGAATATGCATGTTACCAAATTCCTAACCAAATACAATACACACTCCTAGAGACAGACAAGCACATAATATGTGTGTGCTTATGCACCagatacatatatatgttcCACTGCCCATACAACTTTCAGGTTATCAATTtgtaaaaaaggaaacaaaaatttGATAACATTCTAACAAATATACAGCATGCATCTATAAATATCTTCACATATtgcatgaaaaaaataataataataaattaaagatCCTAGATGAAGCATATAGTATAACATGGATATAAAGTTAAATGTTGATACGAAATTACGAATCGAAAGCTTTTCTACCGAAACTAATAAGACAAATTTGGAATGAAATTGATAAAACTAGATGATAAAGGCATTGCTTCGATGAAATGCAAAGAGTAACTTAAACAAGGTAACAGGCTTTTAATCACCTTATAACCATCAAGAGCACTTTGTACGAGCTGTGAAATGTCTTCAAACACATCTTCTTGTGATATTTCAGGCATAAAAACTTTGTCAAATGTGAAAGAATGTTTTTGCCCTGATGACAAATACAGGCAATATGTGAATTTGAATAGCACAGAATAGGACAGCCTACAAGAGAAAGCTATCTACTATTGCTTAACATACCAGGTTGCACTAAATCAATGCCCCGTCCAAGAGCATCCATTGATGTTGGATAAGAGATAACCTTCCCTTCAGTGCTTACGTCTTCATCCGCCAACAAAGGTCGCACTCGACAGAATACACGGATGTTCCCTTTTAGTTCCTATAGAACGAGAGAATTTACAAGCTGATAGCAGAAGTAGCAGATAAAAAAGCAAAGGCAAAAGATTTACCAAGATAGTGTTGTGCAACTTTTTACGCAGCATTTCTCCTTCAATAAGTTTGAATTCTGCATCTGCCAGGCGAGTTTGTAACTCACTTATAAGTTTCTTTTGCCCTTCATAGTCAGTTCTTGTTTCCAGTGTAGTTAAGTTGGACATCTAGAAGAAAACATATCTATACTTAAAAATTTTTTATCAACATGATGAATAACACGTTAAACATTGCATTCCACAACACGAACAATGTAGATAACCCGTATTATCCTTAGTCAAAAAAGAACCAGATATTATCACCTGTACTTTCTCCTCTGCAATCATTAGTTGGTCCTTCAATGTCTTTATCTGGTCAGTCTGAGACAGACATCTTACCTGAAGAATACCCGCCACTATAGTATGTTAACAAATGCTATTAGAAACAAAACCCACAGAACTACCAGAAAAGAATTATAAAATGACCTCCAGTTCGGTATATTTTGATTTGAGGTTATCCACCTCAAAACTAGATTTCTCGGTGGATTCTTTGTATGTTGTATATTCAGCTGTTAGGGTCTGCACTTGGAGTTTATGACGATCCCGATCATCTCTCACTTGCTGCAACTCCATCCTAAGGGATGCAACTTCATTTACCAAAGCATCCCTCTGCTTTATAGCATCATCTTGAGTTTGCTGTATGTCATCCATCAAATAAAGGTTTGAAACAGTTCATTTTCAGAAGCAAAAATCTAAAATGCACTGAAGAAACAAAAGTCAGGACTACAGAACATGGTAAGAACTTTTTCAAGATTATTTCATCATAATGTGAGTCATAAAACATACTAATAACAACACCCTTCGTAGAATATTTTCAATACATGCCTACTTAGGAGAACACAGAAGTCAGATTTATAGATACATAATAAGAGAAATTCCTTATGCAATTAGAAACAATTCAAGATAATAAACTCACTTTGGACACTGAAAGTTGACCCCTTAGCATGCTCAGGTTCTCCACCATACAAACTTTTTCCTTCTCTACGCGCTTAAAGTCTTCCTCAACTGTAGAGAGGTCGTTGTGCAGTTTACTATTGTACTGTTGCAAGCTTGCAATGTATTCTTGCAATCGTTTGTACATATCATTCAGTGAAGTTATCTGCGGAGCTCATAAAAGAATATCATTCAGATTAAAACATTTGTAAGGAATTCCATACCTGTCAACATGGAAGCAAAAGAAGGAAAGGAATGCACATTCTACTTTACCTTCTGCGTAGCACTTGAAAGCTCTCTTTGAACTCTCCCATGCTCATCCGATAGGGAATTTTGTGATCGCTCAATTTCAAGTCTAGTCTCTCTTTCCCTCGCGAGAGATTCCATTGCAGCCTGATAGAcatatcaaaacatttaataATCTACAGAAATTAACCAAACTCAGCCAGATTGGATATCAAACCCACCCTACTTACCATCTTATCCAACTCTTCTTTCGTAAATTTTTCTTGTAAAGAAGCATAGTTTTTCCTCAGCTCCGCAATAATCGAATTCAGTTCTTCTTCCTTGTTTTTCAGTAAGATCCCTAcaataaaacaaatataattactCTAGTAAACAACTTCATTGAGAATTCAACGACACAAAAGACGTTATTCATACCCATTTCATCCCGCTGCCGCTCTGAAACTTCCACATCATTCTCTAACTTCTTGCGCTCAATTAAGTAGCTTTCTTCAAGCTCTTGAAACCACTTTATGCAAAGTTTCAGCCTTTTAATATACTCACTCATAGTCTCacatttttcctagaaaatcaTTCAACATACAATTGAAAAATATCCAAAACCCGTCTCAGGTAAACTAAtccaaataaaaattcaaaaaattcatACATACAAATTTCAAAgagaaaaatattataattaaattaaattaataagtGAAAGCTAATACCTTGAGACTGAACCTGTCCTTCCTTTTGGGTCTCTCATTCAACAATGCGTCAACATCCTCTCTGGTAAACTCAATACCACCGCTCTCCGAACCGGCATTACTCACCGGAGCGCTGCTCGGACCCAACTCTTGGCCCCCGTTCACAACCGAGAACGCGTGCCGGACCCTCCCATTTTTCGCAGGGCCCACCATTTTTGCCCTCTCGAAAATTTCGACACTTGTCAAAAACCTCACTTCAATACTTCATCATCTCACCGACCCAACACttgtaaaaagaaaaagcaaacaaTTTTCAAGAACAACCCAGAAAAGAATGGCGAAGACAAAAGCAACCCATTCGTGAGAATGTGAAAACTTGGTGCCCTAGCTACGTTTCTCCAGAAACCCAGGAGGGAAAATCCCCCAAGTATACAAATTGGGCACGGATTTCAAAAACCCAAATGTGAAAAATCAAAACGAACCCTTGAAAAACTAGTGGATGGGGCTGTATTGTAATCTTGTGAGCAATGAAGACTACTAAATCTGTCTCTTGAAAACTATTTGAATAAGcagagggagaggagagagagttcagaaagtgttgttgtgtGTGGGGCCATGAATTGCATTCAAAGCTAACAGTGAAATCTCAGCCGTTGGTTCAACGAGCAGGAAGATGGATGATCTACAAGCAAGAAACCCAGAGACTGaaattctttaaatatttatacATTTGTTTCTCAGAAATAAatcttatttaaaaataataattaaaaacagttaaatttcttttgtttttttggtgattgtttcattattttattcattGGCTGTTGCCCGGGtaaggcttgattttgaattttgggaTCAGGTGGTGCCCTACAAGGCTCCAAGTTTGTCTTCATtcattttatttcctaatttgATTTTTAAGTTTCGTAcgtttttattgaatttttatcACGGCTGGCCTCTTGAATTCGACCTTCCGCTCAAAATGATCATTGGAATTGAAAATTCATCAACTTGATTTCTGAAAATGCCAAAATGGGTCTTGCAATCAATTTGATCATTCCGTTAATTTTTCATGAATCTTTTTGTTAGTGTGCTAACGTTGTAAGAAACATTGAAATTCTAGTGTGATAATTATATGGGTAAATGATTctgaattgaatttttacatAGATGATCTATAAATTAAgaattacaaaataaataattcaaatCGTTGAATTTCGATGTGAAATGAGTTACACACTAGttcttatctttatttttttcaacCAGATAAAAATTAGTGATGATCTCCTTTGCTGGAGCTGAAGCAACCAAAAGCCAGATCCGGCTCCCCAACTTTCCAACCagataaaaattaaagaattaaaaaacTGTACATCTCTTTCCCTTGCGTCAAATGGAGGTCaagtatttttacttttataaaTTTTCCCGGAAAAGTTCCCATCAtgcatggtggtggtggtgcagcTGGTAGCTGTGTTGGTAATATTGCCTTTTCGTTTCTTGGTGCTCGGCTGCATTCTTGATGACGTCACTTTCTGATAATAATTATATGATCCTTTTCTGGAAAGCTTCCTCATTAGCCATTCATCCATTTTATTGTGTTATTGTGGTGTTTGATCCAATAATGTAATATTATGTGCTTCGTGTGATTATCGTCACCATGACGTTTTAGTTCaataaatataatattatgTGTTTCATTGGTTTACCGTCACTAGAGTGTTTGGGTCTAATAATACATTACATTGTTCTCGTAAACTagacctctctctctcaagaTATATGCCAAACGTGTAAGCTGTGCTTAtgtaaattaaaagaaaaagagattATAATCAAGGTGATAGATGAGCTATCAAGATTCATGATGATCACTTTTCCTGCTGAGAAGATGCTGATTAATATGGATTAGTGACTTTATTTAACAAATGGAATAAAGAGCTAAGTTCGTCCTGTCTATTTTGATGCTCATAGCTTGCCTTTCTATTTTGATGTTCATAGCTTGCCTTTCTATTTTGATGTGCACATCtatcaaatttaaaatatatatacacacgtcCTTGGAGATTATGATAATTTATTTACGTGGTTTAATTTGGATTGTTTAAACGAAGCACTTTTTtgttcaaacaaacaaaagcgaAAGTATAtcgtgcaaaaaaaaaaaccgaatacATAACTAACTCATTATGAGGCGCAGtattgataatatcgtttgttaaaaaaaaaagtttttatcacaaatggtccctgaaattgaccaaactcatcatttatcactttcaaaatcaaccaatgTCGTCCTTGACATTCACTACCACATATCAATTAGTCATTCTGTTTAGATTTCGTCAATTATTCTGTTAATTTGTATGTGGGACCCAAAAACCCGATAAAATGGTGACATGTGGATTATACAAAAGAAAGATTTTTATCGCAAATGGTtcctgacattgatcaaactcCTCATTCTAGTCCCtgagtttcaaaaatcgatAAATTTAGTCACTGACTTTCACTATCGCACATCAATAGAGTCCTTCCATTGAAATTTCGtcaatattttttgttagtGTGCTGATGTGGTCCCACTAATCCAATCATATGGCGCCAAGTGGATTAACTgtaaaaaactattttttttagagTGAACCGACTGGCAAGTATTTGCGCTGACATTTCTCTCGCATCCCCCAATCCCATttggaaaataaaattcaatCTAAATTCGATAAAATCGAATCCAAATTATTCAAATTTGATAGGATTATAACCAACTATAGAGAATAAGGAGTGAGTTCACAGAGGACAAGAACTAATTGTTATGgtgcctttcttttctttttgagcATACctagatgaagatgatgatgtcttttttttttcttttagtttttttttaaatttcttatagtacttttagttttaaatgttaaaaaataaattatagttAATCCATGTGGCATCATATGATTGGACTAGTGGGACCATATTATcacattaacaaaaaaaattgacgaaattttaacgaaatgaATAAATTGATGTGCAGTAGTGAAAGTCAAGAAcctaattgattgatttttgaaactcaaggaccaaaatgaggagtttaATCAATGTCAATgattatttgtgataaaaacctttcttttatgcaattcaCGTGTCACCATTTTATTGGATTTGTGGGTCCAACATACAAACTAACAGAAATAATTGACAGAATCTaaatggaatgaccaaattgatgtgtTGTGAATGTTAGGGAccacattgattgattttaaaagtgagggaccaaaatgatgagtttggtcAATCTTAAGGATCATTGGTGataaaaacctaaaaaaaaatcGATTACTTTATATGTTTAGTTACTTACTTGAAACGAGAAAATGAATATCTTGCTTTGACAATGGTAAATCACACACACTTAACCAACTAGTaaagaattaattaaaaatggtgACATATCTAAGTTGGTAATGGAAAACCAAAATAAACGCATCCAAGTAGATTaagtttgtttataccatatttagggcctccgtatttagacctcgtacaaatacttaggggacttaaatgtaattatgtaataaaggaatgggcaaatatgtaataagtgaggagcccttattctataaaaggactcctcaccctcacaattggaggaggccaattcctaggccttaAGTTCTCATCCTCTCacatgtaattatgtaataaaggaatgggcaaatatgtaataagtgaggagcccttattctataagggcacgtttgtttgacaggattagcaaggcttggactggactagactatagtcctGTGTTTGGTGTGCAACCGGATTAGCTTTAATGGGCTTAGGTGGGACTCGCTCGGATTACACGCCTCCTTACGAGTTCTTAACGAAGAACCCCAATTTTGGGCGGACTCGTAAGCCCGGAGAGAAAACCGCGAGGATCCCCAACGTCCTGCTCGTCCTCATCTCTGCGAGGATCCCCAACGTCCCTCGTCCTGCTCGTCGCTCGTCGTCGACCTTGCCCTGCTTCCTCGTCGtcgtcctcctcaccctcatctcTGCGTCTTCTCGCCCTCATCTGGTTGGAGACAGTCTGGTAAGCTTCAAATCTTCGATTGATTTCGTCgaattgagattagaatttagggttttcatatttttagttcaaattgagattagaatttggggttttcgtATTTCAACTTTTCTggtaaacttcaaaatcaatttttaggtcaaattgagattagaatctgtgtgtgtaatctctgtgtgtgtctgtgtgtgtgtgcgtgtgtgtgtatactatgtgtgtgtgtactctggtttgtctgtgtgtgtgtgtatactctCTGTGTGCGTGTAATCTCTGTTTGTgtatactctgtgtgtgtgtgtgtgtaatatgtgtgtgtgtaagtgtaatatgtgtgtgtatgtaatctgtgtgtgtgtgtgtaatctgtgtgcgtgtgtgtgtatgtaatctctctctctctctgtgtgtaatctgtgtgtgtgtgtaatctttgtgtgtgtgtgtgtaatctttgtgtgtgtaagtgtaatatgtgtgtgtgtgtgtgtgtatgtaatatgtgtgtgtgtaagtgtaatatgtgtgtgtgtgtgtgtttgtgtagtgtgtgtgcgtattgtgtgtgtgggtgtgtgtgtttgtgtattgtgtccgtgtgtgtgtgtgtgtgtgtgtgtgtgtattgtgtgtgtgtgtgtgtttgtgtagtgtgtgtgtgtattgtgtgtgtatgtgtgtgtgtgtttgtgtagtgtgtgtgtgtattgtgtgtAAGTTTGAACCAACTTAAGTTGTACAATTTGATTATCTTATTCCTCGAATTAGACATTATGCGAGACTGAAGCTTTACACCGTGTTTTAGGTGCAGGATTTGAACGTTCATGTTGATGTAGAGTTTCAATACAGATGAATAACTAGTATTAGGACTATACTTGAAGCTTTGCATTTGTAGTAATCGAGAATCCTTTAGTTTCACATACACTCGGGTGGTTCTAAGGTGATTTAGGATACTTTCgtactttttttcttctctgatTTTTTAGCATGCTTTGGCGCTCTGTCACTTTGTCACATGGATAGAGGCCCATCACTTTGCTTTCTTAATTTCTATGAACACTGTGTTGTACTTTTTATAAGAAAATGGAATTGGGGATCACATGATTTATCTTGGCGTGGTATGTGTGGTGGATTGTGTTCATGTTTGGCTCGTTTTATTATCCTGCTTTTATTattctgcttcttagtccgacactgcaccaaacgcttcactaagttagtccaactTAGtatagtctaagccagtccagcttagtccctgcagttagtccagtccgagacagtccggcgcaacaaacgcaccctaaaaggactcctcaccctcacaattggaggaggccaattcctaggccttaAGTTCTCatcctctcacatcccctctcacattacagaggttctctctccctcagaaatacataatcagtgtggacgtagccaaaaccttggggtgaaccacgatacatcttatgttatttacatttcatgcagattcacggtcggatttacgttgttccaagacctccggttttgtgcatcaacatttggcgccgtctgtgggaatcgacacgaaaaattATGTCggctctctctcaatttttcacctccgccgtgaatctgcaaaatcacaaaaacctaAGAAACCAAAACTCCTATTTCCACTctccagctctctctctctctgcaacttttgctttttgaattttattctATTAAAGAAAACAATTTGGGAAATAAGGAGGAGGATGTACGACCCGCAACATTTCCTGGAATCGCAAGAGAAGTCCAGTAATTTCAGGACCCAAAATCCTGGCTTTCCGTGGATGCCAACTCGTCCCCGATCCACCACTCGACTCAGTCCTCACTTGCTCACTCCTCCACTGCCACCAACAGCAATCTCTATCGCGTTTTCTCCCAATACCTCGTTGAGATCGTCCTTCTCGTCTAGTCCCTCATCGATTGGAAAAGTTGCATAAAAAGGGAGGAATGCAACTCAATCCATCCCTGCAAGACAGAAGAGAGATTAGAGAGACAAGGGCTCAAGCAAAAATGATGGCTGCTTCGATGCTGACAGCTTTTCAAGTTTTTCCTCAAGGGCTGCGACAATGGAAAAAGTGCACCGCTTCCAACTTGTTAGCTACGCCGAGTCAAAGCGTCCTCGACTAGAGGAAGAGCATCCCTACCGCCAACCCAGCCGCCGTCACCTGCAAAGCTGACGCCGTCGCTCTCTACGTCAGCTGCAATGTCGACCTCCACACGGATAACCCACACGGCTAATCCACTGAGGTAGGGTATTCGAAGAAGAGGGCTTGAAGCCCAGAAAGATCATATAGATCTTGATTCACGGACGAAGAAGCGAGACACGTAATCAACTACATGTCGTCGGGCCCCCCACCGCAAGATCTTGATTCACTTGCACGCTGTGATGAATCAGCAAAGGGCAATGGGCAATGAGAGGTTCCAACCAATGATGTATGCTAGGCCACCACCTGCTGTCAACTCCATGTCGCCCGGCCCCCCACCGCCATACCCATACCCATACGTTCCTCCCCCAGCTGGTGAACCATACACTCACTTCTTCAGTGATGAGAACACCTCAAGTTGCAATGTGATGTGACTGAAATTGGTCATGCTGCTGCTGATTTGGGTTAATTTGCTGAGTTTGTCAACAGCTTGATCTCCAAGGTTGATTCTGATGGAGACGGTGTCATCAACTTCAAAGAGTGGATAGAGGAACCTCGTGCTTTCGTCCTGTGATGGGTTCAGTGGGGACATCTTGCCTCCAAATAAAGCCCAACCATCATCTGATAACTTCAGGCCGGATAACATTCTTGGGGAAGGCAGATTGGGATACGTGTTCAAAGGGTGGAGAGAGGAAAATGGGACAGGGCCAACGAAACCCGGGTCAGGAAAATGTTTTTTGGTACCACGATGTGGAAATCTGACCTGGTTGGTGCATCAATTCACGTGGAGGTGACGATGAAGCTACAACTTTTGGTGCGATGGGGTCTCTGATCTAACTCCATTGGTTCCACTAATTCCTCTCGGTGCAGAGATACTGTAAAGATTAATTAGGTGCACTTGCATGACAGCAGCACACAGACAGACAAAAAAAGAGATGCgggggaaaagagaaaagaagaaacagaaacaaaagaaaaagcagagataagattcttttcttattattaaatCTATTATCATTCCTTGTCTGCCATATTCATCAGGGTCAAGAAACAGAAAGGAAAAGCAGAAAGACCAtccagaaaggaaaagaaaaagcaaaagcaaggaataaataccccaccagaatgatgtgatttactttccttattttttaatgatgtaatttatttttcgtctcattcggagacatctgtataaaccccatcagagggtaaaaaaaaaaaaaaaagggcaaagcccaaaataaatgggctggaatgttgtgtggagggcgaaaGCCCATATGCCTAAAAAAGCCAGGCCCTATGGCTCTAAAATTATCCTGCAACCtaccactattaccaccaaccaggtgatcaaaagtacgcccagtacttcaaattatacgtgagcattactcatgtaaatcatacatgagcattactcatgtcaatcatacataaacattcatgagcatcactcatatcaatcatacataaacatgtatgagcatcactcatatcaatcaaacattcatgagcatcactcatgtcaatcagcttcaaaagcttcatttacaaagctctagcttcaaaagcttcatttgcagagctccagcttcaaaaacttcatttacaaaagctctagcttcaaaagcttcatttacagagctctagcttcaaaagcttcatgtacaaaagctctagcttcaaaagcttcatttacagagctacagcttcaaagcttcatttgcaaagattcacctacaaagtttcaatgcagggtatacaaaaaccgcctccgaacaaaccgacatttcggcccatacatggattcaatttgaagtctccagctaacagactttattgaccgaagacttaggggactatattatgtaccatatattaggcctcaactaggcctcatgaaaatacttgggggacttagcccattatctatgtacttaggagcgagcccttattctataaaagggactccttcactttcattagagagcactcatgaaaaatacttgggggacttagcccatcacttatgtattgaggagcaaacttttattttataaaagggactccctcaccttcgttagagagcatcgctgccagctgagcaactgcctcgccacgagcatcactcctagcccattattcatatactaaggagcgagcccttattttataaaagggactccttcaccttcgttagagagcatcatcgtcagctgagcaaccgtctcgccacgagcatcactcctaacccatcatttatgtattaaagagcgcgcccttattctataaaagggactccctcaccatcattagagagcatcaactctagcccatcaatCATGTATTGatgagtgagcccttattctataaaagggactccctcacctccaAACGCCACAAGTCGtgtcaaccaaggcaacataagccacgagccaagCAGCCgagcagcatgtgctacttctaattgagcatcatttcagattgagcaccgcctcatatcgagcatcagttcaagacaacatctagttacttcggcccacacatggactaaatttcaagtctccagccaaaagactctcttgactgaagacttaggggactactgtttataccatatttagggtctccgtatttagacctcgtacaaatactcaggggacttaaatgtaattatgtaataaaggaaagggcaaatatgtaataagtgaggagcccttattctattaaatgactcatcaccctcacaattgggggatGCTAATTCTTAGGCCTTAAGCTCTCATCCTCTCACATCctctctcacattacagaggttctctctccctcagaaatacataatcagtgtggacatagcccaaaccttggggtgaaccacgatacatcttgtgttatttacatttcatgcaagttcacggtcggatttacgttgttccaagacctccggttttatgcatcaacaaagtTAGGTTTAATTAAGCCGTCTGTATTGTCAAACTatgaatatttttctttttgtcacaaagaaaaagatattGCTATATAATTCCTCAATCATTT encodes the following:
- the LOC126615917 gene encoding kinesin-like protein KIN-14N, encoding MVGPAKNGRVRHAFSVVNGGQELGPSSAPVSNAGSESGGIEFTREDVDALLNERPKRKDRFSLKEKCETMSEYIKRLKLCIKWFQELEESYLIERKKLENDVEVSERQRDEMGILLKNKEEELNSIIAELRKNYASLQEKFTKEELDKMAAMESLARERETRLEIERSQNSLSDEHGRVQRELSSATQKITSLNDMYKRLQEYIASLQQYNSKLHNDLSTVEEDFKRVEKEKVCMVENLSMLRGQLSVSKQTQDDAIKQRDALVNEVASLRMELQQVRDDRDRHKLQVQTLTAEYTTYKESTEKSSFEVDNLKSKYTELEVRCLSQTDQIKTLKDQLMIAEEKVQMSNLTTLETRTDYEGQKKLISELQTRLADAEFKLIEGEMLRKKLHNTILELKGNIRVFCRVRPLLADEDVSTEGKVISYPTSMDALGRGIDLVQPGQKHSFTFDKVFMPEISQEDVFEDISQLVQSALDGYKVCIFAYGQTGSGKTYTMMGKPGDRDQKGLVPRSLEQIFKTIQSLQPQGWKYEMQVSMLEIYNETIRDLLAPNRSSSDMLRENGIGGKQYTIKHDANGNTHVSDLTIVDVCTAKEVSYLLERAEHSRSVGKTQMNEQSSRSHFVFTLRISGVNESTEQQVQGVLNLIDLAGSERLSKSGSTGDRLKETQAINKSLSSLSDVIFALAKKEDHVPFRNSKLTYLLQPCLGGDSKTLMFVNISPEPFSAGESLCSLRFASRVNACDIGVPRRQTSMRPPDSRMSYG